In Brachypodium distachyon strain Bd21 chromosome 2, Brachypodium_distachyon_v3.0, whole genome shotgun sequence, one genomic interval encodes:
- the LOC100828386 gene encoding ammonium transporter 2 member 1, with protein MAAASGAYAANLPAVPEWLNKGDNAWQLTAATFVGIQSMPGLVVLYGSIVKKKWAVNSAFMALYAYASSLLVWVLVGFRMAFGERLLPFWGKAGVALSQDYLVRRASLSATKHGSTPLTEPFYPEATLVLFQFEFAAITLILLAGSVLGRMNIKAWMAFTPLWLLLSYTVGAFSLWGGGFLYHWGVIDYSGGYVIHLSSGIAGFTAAYWVGPRLKSDRERFSPNNILLMIAGGGLLWMGWAGFNGGAPYAANIAASVAVLNTNVSAATSLLTWTCLDVIFFGKPSVIGAVQGMMTGLVCITPGAGLVQTWAAVIMGMFAGSVPWFTMMILHKKSALLMRVDDTLAVFHTHAVAGLLGGLLTGLLATPELMALESPVPGPRGAFYGGGIGQVGKQLAGAAFVIGWNVVVTTLILLGIGLFVPLRMPDEQLMIGDDAAHGEEAYALWGDGEKFDAARHDVSRGGGGGDREREMMGATAEQRLAGMGARGVTIQL; from the exons atggcggcggcttccGGCGCGTACGCGGCGAACCTGCCGGCGGTGCCGGAGTGGCTGAACAAGGGCGACAACGCGTGGCAGCTGACGGCGGCGACGTTCGTGGGCATCCAGTCCATGCCGGGGCTGGTGGTCCTCTACGGCAGCATCGTGAAGAAGAAGTGGGCCGTGAACTCGGCCTTCATGGCGCTCTACGCCTACGCCTCATCGCTCCTGGTCTGGGTCCTGGTCGGCTTCCGCATGGCCTTCGGGGAGCGGCTGCTCCCGTTCTGGGGCAAGGCCGGCGTGGCTCTCTCCCAGGACTACCTGGTCCGCCGGGCCTCGCTGTCGGCCACCAAGCACGGGAGCACGCCCCTCACGGAGCCCTTCTACCCGGAGGCCACGCTGGTGCTGTTCCAGTTCGAGTTCGCCGCCATCACGCTCATCCTGCTCGCCGGCTCCGTGCTGGGCCGGATGAACATCAAGGCCTGGATGGCCTTCACGCCGCTCTGGCTGCTGCTGTCCTACACCGTCGGGGCCTTCAGCCTCTGGGGCGGCGGGTTTCTTTACCACTGGGGCGTCATCGACTACTCCGGCGGCTACGTCATCCACCTCTCCTCCGGCATCGCCGGCTTCACCGCCGCATACTGG gtgggtccgaGGCTGAAGAGCGACCGTGAGCGGTTCTCCCCGAACAACATCCTGCTGAtgatcgccggcggcgggctgcTGTGGATGGGGTGGGCCGGGTTCAACGGTGGCGCGCCGTACGCCGCCAACATCGCGGCGTCCGTGGCCGTGCTCAACACCAACGTCAGCGCGGCGACGAGCCTCCTGACGTGGACCTGCCTCGACGTCATCTTCTTCGGCAAGCCGTCCGTCATCGGCGCCGTCCAGGGCATGATGACCGGGCTCGTCTGCATCACCCCCGGCGCAG GGCTGGTGCAGACGTGGGCGGCGGTGATCATGGGCATGTTCGCGGGAAGCGTGCCGTGGTTCACCATGATGATCCTGCACAAGAAGTCCGCTTTGCTGATGCGCGTGGACGACACGCTGGCCGTGTTCCACACGCACGCCGTGGCGGGCCTCCTGGGCGGGCTCCTCACGGGGCTCCTGGCAACCCCGGAGCTCATGGCGCTCGAGTCCCCGGTCCCGGGGCCCCGTGGGGCGTtctacggcggcggcatcgggcAGGTCGGGAAACAGCTCGCGGGCGCCGCCTTCGTGATCGGGTGGAACGTGGTGGTCACCACGCTTATCCTGCTGGGCATCGGGTTGTTCGTGCCGCTGCGGATGCCCGACGAGCAGCTCATGATCGGCGACGACGCGGCGCACGGGGAGGAGGCCTATGCGTTGTGGGGCGACGGCGAGAAGTTTGACGCCGCGCGGCATGATGTGTCgaggggcggcgggggaggggacagggagagggagatgaTGGGGGCTACCGCCGAGCAGCGGCTCGCCGGCATGGGCGCCAGGGGCGTCACAATCCAGTTGTAG
- the LOC100827565 gene encoding uncharacterized protein LOC100827565 — translation MLSRLFGAVSGGLHRSLSTAASRPPWALIYKTSVDKSGAPSPGASFHVNEPPFVTNLTVPAHFVHPRPLPDRETGEYGFVSGKTGATSSDGFLLVCFWEARFNTPTIGDGSGSSSSAIRDLSWFGMNIRPELTRFVCNPLSGELYRLPDVDGTKRTSKHHHLGLLTQSEGGHGPPDRYAVAEMFSADSCEDDGFVMRRFLSETGEWDKVVGLPSPLPPGRWMHIENAVVPFGDRLWWIDESWGAISADPLSDRPELRFVELPRGSVLPDLDGVVFPRTLGKYRRVGVSEGKMRYVEVSKENPFVISSFSLDDGASSWTLDHEVAFAPIWADEHASVLEKMPAIGAIDPLNSNVVYLICGGQLLGLDMVKEKVTGSSRLAIPQVQLPLLPCVLPTWLESSQIPSAGRSEKTTGKREALPDTDKMGTFHLEIELLK, via the exons ATGCTCTCCCGCCTCTTCGGTGCCGTCTCCGGCGGCCTCCaccgctccctctccacggccGCCTCACGGCCCCCGTGGGCCCTGATCTACAAAACATCGGTAGACAAGTCTGGAGCACCGTCGCCGGGCGCGTCCTTCCACGTCAACGAGCCCCCGTTCGTTACCAACCTCACCGTCCCGGCCCACTTCGTCCACCCGCGCCCCCTCCCCGACCGCGAAACCGGCGAGTACGGGTTCGTCTCAGGCAAAACCGGCGCCACGAGCAGCGACGGTTTCCTCCTCGTTTGCTTCTGGGAAGCCCGCTTCAACACCCCCACCAtcggcgacggcagcggctCCTCGTCATCTGCGATACGCGACTTGTCCTGGTTCGGCATGAACATTCGGCCGGAACTCACGCGCTTCGTCTGCAACCCGCTCAGCGGCGAGCTGTACCGCCTGCCGGACGTCGACGGCACCAAGAGGACCTCGAAGCACCACCACCTCGGCCTCCTCACCCAGTCCGAAGGCGGGCACGGGCCGCCGGATAGGTACGCGGTAGCTGAGATGTTTTCCGCCGATAGCTGTGAGGATGATGGCTTCGTCATGCGGCGGTTTCTCTCGGAGACGGGGGAGTGGGACAAGGTGGTCGGCTTGCCGTCCCCTTTGCCGCCTGGGCGGTGGATGCATATCGAGAACGCCGTGGTGCCCTTTGGCGACCGGCTGTGGTGGATCGACGAGAGCTGGGGTGCCATCTCGGCGGACCCGCTTAGCGACCGGCCGGAGCTCCGTTTCGTCGAGCTGCCGAGAGGGAGCGTGCTGCCTGACCTGGATGGCGTCGTGTTTCCGAGGACACTGGGCAAATACCGGCGTGTGGGTGTCAGCGAGGGGAAGATGCGGTACGTCGAGGTGTCCAAGGAGAACCCGTTCGTGATCAGCTCCTTCTCGCTCGACGACGGGGCTAGTTCCTGGACGCTGGACCACGAGGTGGCTTTTGCACCAATTTGGGCGGATGAACACGCTTCGGTCTTGGAGAAGATGCCGGCGATTGGGGCCATTGACCCACTGAACTCCAATGTTGTCTACTTAATCTGCGGTGGCCAACTTCTCGGCCTGGACATGGTTAAGGAGAAGGTAACTGGGAGTTCTCGTCTAGCTATACCCCAAGTCCAATTGCCCCTCCTACCATGTGTGCTCCCAACGTGGCTGGAATCAAGCCAGATTCCTTCTGCAG GTCGGAGCGAGAAGACCACTGGCAAAAGGGAGGCTTTGCCAGACACTGACAAAATGGGGACTTTCCATCTAGAAATAGAGCTGCTGAAGTGA
- the LOC100826334 gene encoding GDSL esterase/lipase At2g31550, which produces MAPRSLAPAIAIFLAALLLIASSSPAASAARSPPPSTAKHHTQAASDAGTTKPAPQERDIPAVFAFGDSTLDPGNNNRFTTLVRADHAPYGRDFPGAVPTGRFSDGKLITDYIVSALGIKDLLPAYHAPGLTHENATTGVSFASGGSGLDDLTARNAMVSTFSSQIADFQQLMSRIGEPKASDVAGKSLFILSAGTNDVTTNYYLMPFRLLNFPIIDGYHDYLISAYQSYIQSLYKLGARRFIVAGMPPVGCLPVQKSLRGMQPPLSSGKGCFELQNQETQRYNAKLQKMLVALEAESPGASFNYVDIYTPLKDMVTNPTKYGFTNVEQGCCGTGMLEMGALCTSFLPQCKSPSQFMFFDSVHPTQATYKAIADQIIKNHISQFTNNRI; this is translated from the exons ATGGCGCCGAGAAGTTTAGCACCCGCCATCGCGAtcttcctcgccgccctcctcctcatcgcctcctcctcccccgcagCATCAGCAgcgaggtcgccgccgccgtccaccgccAAGCACCACACCCAGGCGGCTTCGGACGCCGGGACGACGAAACCGGCGCCCCAGGAGCGCGACATCCCGGCGGTGTTCGCGTTCGGCGACTCGACGCTGGACCCGGGCAACAACAACCGGTTCACGACGCTCGTCCGCGCCGACCACGCGCCCTACGGCCGGGACTTCCCGGGGGCAGTCCCCACGGGCCGCTTCTCGGACGGCAAGCTCATCACGGACTACATCGTGTCGGCGCTCGGCATCAAGGACCTGCTCCCGGCGTACCACGCGCCGGGGCTCACCCACGAGAACGCCACCACGGGGGTCAGCTTCGCGTCCGGCGGGTCCGGGCTCGACGACCTCACCGCGCGCAACGCCATGGTATCCACCTTCTCGTCCCAGATCGCCGACTTCCAGCAGCTCATGTCCCGGATCGGCGAGCCCAAGGCCTCCGACGTCGCCGGCAAGTCATTGTTCATACTGTCGGCCGGGACCAACGATGTCACCACCAACTACTACCTCATGCCCTTCCGCCTCCTCAACTTCCCCATCATCGACGGCTACCATGACTACCTCATCAGCGCTTACCAATCTTACATCCAG AGCCTGTACAAGCTGGGAGCTAGGAGGTTCATCGTGGCGGGGATGCCGCCGGTGGGGTGCTTGCCGGTGCAGAAGAGCCTGAGGGGGATGCAGCCGCCGCTGTCGTCCGGGAAGGGCTGCTTCGAGCTGCAGAACCAGGAGACGCAGAGGTACAACGCTAAGCTCCAGAAGATGCTGGTAGCGCTGGAGGCCGAATCGCCCGGCGCCAGCTTCAACTACGTTGACATCTACACCCCGCTCAAGGACATGGTCACCAATCCAACGAAATACG GTTTCACGAACGTGGAGCAGGGGTGCTGCGGGACGGGGATGCTGGAGATGGGGGCGCTGTGCACCAGCTTCCTGCCGCAGTGCAAGTCGCCGTCGCAGTTCATGTTCTTCGACTCCGTCCACCCGACGCAAGCCACCTACAAGGCCATCGCCGACCAGATCATCAAGAACCATATTTCGCAGTTCACTAACAATAGAATatag
- the LOC112270720 gene encoding putative nuclease HARBI1 — MSSSSSEEEEEYEDDGHELMVATAAIVLDGNMRFNARRRGGSVLGRQVINRDRVAGHGRLFEDYFTQHPVYGPSYFRRRFRMARPLFFRIVKAMREHDSYFVQKRNAARKLGLSSLQKATAVFRMLTYGVAADATDEYVRIGKSTALDSMKAFVRAVIEVFGDEYLRSPNDADTARLLAIGENRGFPGMLGSIDCMHWGWKNCPSSWQGMYTGHVREPTIVLEAVVSLDLWIWHVFFGSPGSLNDINVLHRSPIFTRLAEGQAPQVNYTVNGNNYTMGYYLADSIYPQWATLVKTIPSPLGQKNKYFAKCQEAHRKDVERAFGVLQARFAIVRGPARLWDEEVLHDIITACVIMHNMIVEDERDEGPQDYNYDNMGEKVIPSHAQTAEFSNFIQNHLDICNAQVHSQLKDDLVEHLWQIYGAM, encoded by the exons ATGagttcgtcgtcgtcggaggaggaggaggagtatgAAGATGACGGCCATGAACTAATGGTTGCTACAGCGGCCATAGTTCTGGACGGAAACATGCGGTTCAATGCTCGACGTCGTGGCGGTTCTGTGCTGGGTCGTCAGGTAATTAACCGCGATAGGGTAGCTGGGCATGGTAGATTATTTGAAGACTACTTCACGCAGCATCCTGTCTATGGCCCCTCGTATTTTCGCCGAAG GTTTCGAATGGCTCGGCCGTTGTTTTTTCGCATAGTGAAAGCTATGCGGGAACATGATAGCTATTTTGTGCAGAAAAGAAATGCTGCTAGAAAACTTGGGTTATCATCTCTTCAGAAGGCTACTGCAGTGTTTCGAATGTTGACTTATGGTGTAGCAGCGGATGCTACAGATGAGTACGTTCGGATTGGAAAAAGTACTGCTTTAGATAGTATGAAAGCATTTGTTAGAGCTGTTATTGAAGTTTTCGGAGATGAGTATCTTAGATCTCCAAATGATGCCGATACTGCTAGATTGCTTGCAATTGGAGAGAACAGAGGGTTCCCTGGAATGCTAGGGAGCATCGACTGCATGCATTGGGGGTGGAAAAATTGCCCTTCCTCATGGCAAGGTATGTATACTGGCCATGTGCGCGAGCCCACAATCGTTCTGGAAGCTGTTGTTTCACTGGATCTTTGGATTTGGCATGTCTTCTTTGGTTCACCAGGCTCTCTTAATGACATCaatgttcttcaccgttcCCCTATCTTCACGAGGCTAGCAGAAGGGCAAGCTCCACAAGTTAATTATACAGTAAATGGTAACAATTATACAATGGGGTACTACCTTGCCGATAGCATATACCCGCAGTGGGCAACATTGGTTAAGACAATACCCTCTCCACTAGGGCAGAAGaataaatattttgcaaaATGTCAAGAAGCACATAGGAAGGATGTGGAACGAGCATTTGGAGTTCTTCAAGCTCGTTTTGCAATTGTTCGTGGACCAGCAAGACTGTGGGATGAAGAAGTACTCCATGATATCATCACAGCTTGTGTTATCATGCATAACATGATAGTTGAAGACGAGCGAGACGAAGGTCCACAAGACTACAATTACGACAACATGGGAGAAAAGGTTATTCCCTCTCATGCACAGACGGCTGAATTCTCGAACTTCATCCAGAATCATCTTGACATCTGCAATGCACAAGTCCACTCTCAACTGAAAGATGACTTGGTTGAGCACCTATGGCAAATTTATGGTGCAATGTAG
- the LOC100826959 gene encoding uncharacterized protein LOC100826959: MLLPLRGLSGRLRRSLSTGASRLPWALIYRISTADESARAVSLSLAAPPLASRVSIPKKAFGLDPIPASADSKFVNVFGSGVLAASSDGFLLLSTFKNRARAWSMFVHQVPNAAPFEVLDHVYARSSCDPMSVSRFVCNPITGQLFRLPDIDGAENTYTAATGLLTEADGGHGPPRKYAAAQLSVVDGGHQFLLRRFSSDTGEWEELVLPSPLPPERRMYMNHEVLDFGGRLWWVDVSWGAVCVDPFSDRPELCPVEFPGGIKLPDQQGETEMGQLVKHRRMGVSDGRLRFVEVSKEQPFRIKSFTLDDESGCWKLEHQLSFSTLISDEGRRLKEAPLIGALDPLSTDLLYLTAPDVGKGFCFSIDMRWKRPITSSALGGGVHPSKCESSFLLPCVLPSFLGSSTIPGDCSDTSLIRA; encoded by the exons ATGCTGCTCCCGCTCCGTGGCCTCTCCGGCCGCCTTCGCCGGTCCCTCTCCACCGGCGCCTCGCGCCTTCCCTGGGCGTTGATTTACCGGATCTCGACGGCGGACGAATCCGCGCGAGCCGTTTCCCTCTCGCTCGCCGCGCCCCCGCTCGCCTCGCGCGTCTCCATCCCCAAGAAGGCCTTCGGTCTGGACCCCATTCCGG CCAGCGCCGACAGCAAATTTGTCAACGTCTTCGGCAGCGGCGTCCTCGCCGCGAGCAGCGACGGCTTCCTCCTGCTCAGTACTTTCAAGAACCGCGCCAGGGCCTGGAGCATGTTCGTGCACCAGGTGCCGAACGCCGCCCCTTTCGAGGTCCTCGACCATGTgtacgcgcgctcctcctgcGACCCGATGAGCGTATCGCGTTTCGTCTGCAACCCGATCACCGGTCAGCTCTTCCGCCTCCCGGACATCGACGGCGCAGAGAACACCTACACCGCCGCCACGGGTCTCCTCACCGAAGCCGACGGCGGCCACGGACCGCCCAGGAAGTACGCCGCCGCTCAGCTCAGCGTGGTCGACGGCGGGCATCAATTCCTGTTGCGCCGGTTCTCCTCGGACACAGGGGAGTGGGAGGAGCTGGTGCTGCCgtctccgctgccgccggagcgcCGGATGTACATGAATCACGAGGTACTGGACTTCGGCGGCCGGCTCTGGTGGGTGGACGTGAGCTGGGGCGCGGTCTGCGTCGACCCGTTCAGCGACCGGCCTGAGCTCTGCCCGGTCGAGTTTCCGGGAGGCATCAAGCTTCCTGACCAACAGGGAGAGACAGAGATGGGGCAGCTTGTCAAGCACCGGCGCATGGGGGTCAGCGACGGCAGGCTGCGGTTTGTTGAGGTCTCTAAGGAGCAGCCGTTCCGCATCAAATCGTTCACACTGGACGACGAGAGTGGCTGCTGGAAGCTGGAGCACCAGCTGTCCTTTTCCACTCTCATTTCTGATGAAGGACGCCGCCTGAAGGAGGCCCCTTTGATTGGTGCTCTTGATCCACTCAGCACCGACTTACTCTACCTCACTGCGCCGGACGTGGGCAAAGGATTTTGTTTTAGCATAGACATGCGCTGGAAGAGACCGATTACATCTTCTGCGTTAGGTGGTGGCGTTCATCCAAGCAAATGCGAGTCAAGCTTCCTTCTGCCATGTGTGCTCCCCTCATTTCTCGGATCAAGCACCATTCCAGGTGATTGCAGTGACACATCTCTTATAAGAGCATGA
- the LOC100826022 gene encoding UTP--glucose-1-phosphate uridylyltransferase 3, chloroplastic: MDSRPALPPHLRLLSPRLPPLCPARCRRGQISRLLSALPSPSPSPTPHSRSQQQRASTASLEHAPGPSSLEQQQQQRPRGGPALAAEVARLAAARERLRAARSLDDKLRALDAEPHVAGFFSEATRGGVMGVLKPREVYLLKCLVAAGQDHVLGMELDWAGGSYERHRNGGGGGGSALREALYSLAGLVGKWSSEGVVGDQATSGEMELLRQLLKFLGDIEEFYDCIGGIIGYQIMALELLSASKSKESKHRHSKDKFVDFHVPSGVNLLEDTEYASQAALWGIEGLPELGEIYPIGGAGDRLGLVDSDTGESLPAALLPYCGRSLLEGLIRDLQAREFLHFKIFGKQCITPVAIMTSSAKNNHAHIIEICERLQWFGRGRENFRLFEQPLVPVVNAEDGKWLISKSLIPVGKPGGHGAIWKLACDRGIFQWLYRHGRKGATVRQVSNVVAATDLTLMALAGIGLRHNKKLGFASCERRPGATEGVNVLIEKENSDGLWTYGITCIEYTEFEKYGIPEPTAINGSLQANYPANTNILYVDLQAVEEVGSCKNASSLPGIVLNLKKSVSYVDHLGFECSAAGGRLECTMQNIADNFVNMYSYRCSKGIESELDTFIVYNERKRVTSSAKRKLKSEDKSLHQTPEGSLLDILRNAHDLLSSCRIEVPKVKDNNEYLRSGLPFLIFLHPALGPFWDIIKQKFVGGSISKGSELQIEVAEFLWKNVELDGSLIIVADNIMGSTKRNTHGEQILHYGARSGRCKLQNVKIVNEGINWGSPSNVYWKHDVERSESLKIILHGNAEFEAKDVLLKGNNMFEVPDGHRMCLIQDKAGFAVKLDPISNESMDSGTWYWQYRVDGAQVKLNIVDL, translated from the exons ATGGACTCTCGCCCAGCGCTTCctccccacctccgcctcctctcaCCGCGCCTCCCGCCTCTCTGCCCCGCtcgatgccgccgcggccagaTCAGCCGCCTGCTCTCCGCGCTCCCTTCCCCGTCTCCGTCCCCCACCCCGCACTCGCgctcgcagcagcagcgcgccTCCACCGCGTCGCTCGAGCACGCGCccggcccctcctccctcgagcagcaacagcagcagcgtcCCCGCGGCGGACCGGCGCTCGCGGCGGAGGTCGCGCGCCTCGCCGCGGCCCGCGAGCGCCTCCGCGCGGCGCGCTCCCTCGACGACAAGCTCCGCGCGCTCGACGCCGAGCCCCACGTTGCGGGTTTCTTCAGCGAGGCGACGAGGGGCGGCGTTATGGGTGTTCTCAAGCCCCGCGAGGTGTACCTGCTCAAATGCCTCGTCGCGGCAGGCCAGGATCACGTGCTCGGCATGGAGCTCGACTGGGCCGGCGGCAGCTACGAACGCCACCGCAACgggggcggtggtggtgggagTGCTCTGCGAGAGGCGCTGTATAGCTTGGCCGGTTTGGTCGGGAAGTGGAGCTCCGAGGGAGTGGTGGGTGACCAGGCGACGAGCGGCGAGATGGAGCTGCTCCGACAGCTCCTCAAGTTTCTCGGAGACATCGAGGAATTCTACGACTGCATTGGAGGCATCATCGG CTATCAAATTATGGCATTGGAGCTGCTTTCAGCCTCGAAGTCGAAGGAGAGTAAGCACCGGCATAGCAAAGACAAGTTTGTCGACTTCCATGTTCCCAGTGGAGTTAATCTATTGGAGGATACAGAATATGCATCTCAAGCTGCTCTATGGGGAATCGAG GGATTGCCAGAATTAGGTGAAATTTATCCAATTGGTGGTGCCGGCGATCGTCTTGGTTTAGTGGACTCGGATACCGGTGAATCCCTTCCTGCCGCTTTGCTTCCTTACTGTGGGAGATCTCTGTTGGAAGGACTGATACGAGATCTGCAG GCTAGGGAGTTTCTCCATTTCAAGATCTTTGGGAAACAATGTATAACACCTGTGGCAATCATGACAAGCTCTGCGAAGAATAATCACGCGCATATAATTGAGATCTGTGAAAGACTTCAATGGTTTGGTAGAGGTCGTGAGAATTTTCGCTTGTTTGAACAG CCTTTGGTACCTGTAGTAAATGCCGAGGATGGTAAATGGCTAATCAGCAAATCACTTATCCCTGTGGGTAAACCCGGTGGTCATGGTGCTATTTGGAAACTTGCTTGCGATAGAGGTATATTTCAATGGCTTTATCGTCATGGCAGAAAAGGTGCAACTGTTCGTCAAGTCAG CAATGTTGTTGCTGCAACTGATTTGACACTGATGGCACTGGCAGGAATAGGCCTGCGTCATAATAAG AAATTAGGTTTTGCATCTTGTGAGCGAAGACCAGGTGCTACTGAAGGGGTGAATGTTCTTATTGAGAAAGAGAACTCGGATGGGCTATGGACATATGGTATTACTTGCATTGAGTACACTGAATTTGAAAAGTACGGCATACCAGAACCTACAGCGATTAATGGAAG TTTGCAGGCTAACTATCCAGCAAATACGAACATTCTATATGTTGATCTGCAAGCAGTGGAGGAAGTTGGATCGTGCAAAAATGCCAGTTCCTTACCAGGGATCGTACTGAATTTGAAAAAGTCAGTGTCTTATGTGGATCATCTGGGCTTTGAGTGTAG TGCTGCTGGTGGCAGGCTAGAGTGCACGATGCAAAATATAGCAGATAATTTTGTGAACATGTATAGCTACAGGTGCAGCAAAGGAATAGAAA GTGAGCTCGACACATTCATTGTGTACAATGAAAGGAAAAGAGTCACTTCATCAGCTAAAAGGAAGCTAAAATCAGAAGATAAATCATTGCACCAG ACTCCAGAGGGTTCACTCCTTGACATTCTGCGTAATGCTCATGATCTCCTTTCTAGCTGTAGGATAGAGGTTCCCAAG GTCAAAGACAACAATGAGTACTTGCGTTCTGGGCTACCATTCCTCATATTTCTTCATCCTGCTTTAGGTCCATTTTGGGATATCATAAAGCAAAAG TTTGTAGGTGGCTCCATCTCTAAAGGTTCAGAACTGCAAATAGAGGTGGCGGAATTTCTCTGGAAAAATGTTGAG CTGGATGGAAGTCTTATTATTGTAGCTGATAACATTATGGGTTCAACCAAGAGGAACACTCATGGTGAACAAATACTGCACTATGGTGCCAG GTCTGGGAGATGCAAGCTGCAAAATGTTAAAATTGTGAACGAAGGCATCAACTGGGGTTCTCCCAGTAATGTCTATTGGAAGCATGATGTTGAAAGATCAGAATCTTTGAAGATTATTCTTCATGGCAATGCAGAATTTGAGGCAAAAGATGTTCTCTTGAAG GGCAACAATATGTTTGAAGTACCCGATGGTCATAGAATGTGCCTCATTCAGGACAAAGCAG GTTTTGCTGTTAAGTTAGATCCTATAAGCAATGAATCGATGGACAGCGGAACCTGGTATTGGCAATATAGGGTAGATGGTGCCCAAGTGAAGTTGAATATCGTAGACCTTTAA